The following proteins are co-located in the Flectobacillus major DSM 103 genome:
- a CDS encoding porin family protein — MLKKLAILALFVCTSQLVKAQNVSFGPTIGVNSAKISETGATSKTGLSAGVFFNYSSVKSFGLGAQILYSQLGSDFTPGSGVEQVNLNYIQVPVLATYYFGSSQTTGSWRPKLFAGPYVGFLLNATNRNGGDANPSDLYYKSSDFGLAFGGGVNYYISKKTWLNLDIKYGLGITDIKKSTTASASNRAFSVNLGVSFPLGTIK; from the coding sequence ATGTTAAAAAAACTCGCAATCCTTGCTTTATTCGTATGCACAAGTCAACTTGTAAAAGCTCAAAATGTTTCGTTTGGCCCAACTATTGGTGTTAATTCAGCCAAGATTAGCGAAACCGGTGCCACTTCAAAAACAGGTTTGTCGGCAGGGGTATTTTTTAATTATAGCTCTGTTAAATCTTTTGGTCTTGGGGCTCAAATTTTGTATAGCCAGTTAGGTAGTGATTTTACACCTGGTAGCGGCGTTGAGCAAGTGAATTTGAATTATATTCAAGTTCCTGTATTGGCAACTTATTATTTTGGTTCGAGCCAAACAACAGGTTCGTGGAGACCAAAATTGTTTGCTGGCCCTTACGTTGGATTCTTGTTGAATGCAACTAATAGAAATGGTGGCGATGCCAACCCTTCTGATTTATATTACAAGTCATCTGACTTTGGCTTGGCCTTTGGTGGTGGTGTAAATTATTATATCAGCAAAAAGACCTGGTTGAATCTTGATATTAAATATGGCTTGGGTATTACAGATATTAAAAAATCTACAACGGCTTCGGCTTCTAACCGTGCATTTAGTGTAAATCTTGGTGTAAGTTTTCCTTTAGGAACTATCAAATAA